The Algoriphagus sp. TR-M9 genome has a window encoding:
- a CDS encoding ExbD/TolR family protein, which produces MAKFGKKQKVSENIPTSALPDIIFMLLFFFMVTTVLREQEILVEQKIPAATQLQKLQKKTLISYIFIGKPKDTATYGTEPRVQANDALMATSDIVQWVNQERDMLPEADRGLITISMKVDRDVKMGPISDVQSELREADARRVLYASIGKVQK; this is translated from the coding sequence ATGGCAAAGTTTGGAAAGAAACAAAAAGTATCGGAGAATATCCCCACCTCAGCGTTGCCGGATATTATCTTTATGCTACTCTTCTTCTTCATGGTAACTACCGTGTTGAGAGAACAGGAAATATTGGTTGAACAGAAGATCCCTGCGGCTACCCAGCTTCAGAAACTTCAGAAGAAAACCTTGATTTCTTACATTTTCATAGGAAAGCCAAAGGATACAGCTACTTACGGTACAGAGCCTAGAGTTCAGGCCAATGATGCCCTAATGGCTACTTCGGATATCGTTCAGTGGGTAAACCAGGAGCGTGATATGCTTCCAGAAGCAGATCGAGGTCTGATCACTATTTCTATGAAAGTGGATAGAGATGTGAAAATGGGTCCTATATCTGATGTTCAGTCTGAACTAAGAGAAGCTGACGCGAGACGAGTTCTTTATGCATCTATAGGAAAAGTACAGAAATAA
- a CDS encoding ExbD/TolR family protein translates to MARKKNRMSTEVNAGSMADIAFLLLIFFLVTTTIASDKGILNILPPKLDPNNPPPEIDLNARNIFNILINANDQLLVEDEFRDNSEGLDEDVKAFILNFGAPNEEATALYNGLPSSLKALAKRDPESSDHPGEAVVSIKTNRGTSYEKYLEVFDLAKKAYFDIYAERVNLTTDEYRALSGKDDAEVSLQDRGKEGIPMAISIAEPDKIGS, encoded by the coding sequence ATGGCCAGAAAGAAAAATAGAATGAGTACGGAGGTCAATGCAGGCTCTATGGCAGATATTGCTTTCCTGCTGCTGATCTTCTTTCTCGTCACCACTACGATCGCATCGGATAAGGGTATTTTAAATATCCTTCCTCCGAAGCTAGACCCGAACAATCCTCCTCCGGAGATTGACCTGAACGCTAGAAATATCTTTAACATTCTGATCAATGCAAACGATCAGCTTTTGGTGGAAGATGAGTTCAGAGATAATTCTGAAGGACTAGATGAGGATGTGAAGGCGTTTATTTTGAACTTCGGTGCTCCTAATGAAGAGGCTACAGCCCTATACAATGGCTTGCCGTCATCTCTAAAGGCTTTGGCTAAAAGAGATCCGGAATCCTCGGATCATCCAGGAGAAGCAGTAGTTTCTATCAAGACTAACCGTGGTACTAGCTACGAAAAGTATCTTGAAGTATTCGATTTGGCAAAGAAAGCCTACTTCGATATCTATGCTGAGCGTGTCAACCTAACTACAGACGAGTATAGAGCTCTGTCTGGTAAAGATGACGCAGAAGTAAGTCTTCAAGATCGAGGAAAAGAAGGAATCCCTATGGCGATTTCAATTGCAGAACCTGATAAAATAGGTAGTTGA
- a CDS encoding MotA/TolQ/ExbB proton channel family protein — translation MRKLIALFMLAGILFAPVITNAQEADSAAQEETTPVAVEPAASPAIVDDEIVAEEQSFHQVVKEKFIEGDPIYMTPVLICLILGLAVALERIITLNLATTNTKKLLIKVEDALASGGVEAAKDVTKSTKGPVASIFTQGLMRYSEGIEMVEKSIIAYGSVEMGRLEKGLVWISLFISLAPMLGFMGTVIGMIGAFDSIEAAGDISPSLVAGGIKIALLTTVAGLIVAIILQLFYNYCVAKIDSLVNDMEDASISLVDILVKHKLTGK, via the coding sequence ATGAGAAAGTTAATCGCTTTGTTCATGCTCGCAGGCATCCTTTTCGCTCCTGTTATCACTAACGCACAAGAGGCAGATTCTGCAGCACAAGAAGAAACAACCCCAGTAGCAGTTGAGCCTGCTGCATCTCCCGCCATTGTAGATGATGAGATCGTCGCAGAGGAGCAAAGCTTCCACCAAGTAGTAAAAGAGAAGTTTATTGAAGGTGATCCAATCTACATGACTCCGGTATTGATCTGTTTGATCTTGGGTCTAGCAGTAGCATTGGAAAGAATCATCACATTGAACTTGGCTACTACAAACACCAAAAAATTATTGATCAAAGTAGAAGATGCATTGGCGTCTGGCGGAGTTGAAGCCGCTAAGGATGTTACTAAAAGCACAAAAGGCCCAGTAGCTTCTATCTTTACTCAAGGTTTGATGAGATACTCTGAGGGTATCGAAATGGTGGAAAAATCTATCATTGCCTACGGATCTGTAGAAATGGGTAGATTGGAAAAAGGTCTAGTATGGATCTCCCTATTCATTTCACTTGCTCCAATGTTGGGTTTCATGGGTACGGTAATCGGTATGATTGGTGCATTCGACTCTATCGAAGCAGCTGGTGATATCTCTCCATCCCTAGTAGCAGGTGGTATTAAAATCGCCCTTTTGACCACTGTAGCTGGTTTGATCGTAGCGATTATCCTTCAGTTGTTCTACAACTACTGTGTAGCTAAAATCGATTCTTTGGTTAACGATATGGAAGATGCTTCCATCTCTTTGGTTGACATCTTGGTTAAGCACAAATTGACTGGTAAGTAA
- a CDS encoding sialidase family protein, translated as MLFVWLIIHVISLVSSAEKPDVKIISSGFIYESAPFPECHASTLVQTDRGILASWFGGTHERHPDVSIYTALLSQGKWSSPVKVADGVVNNDLRYPTWNPVLYKKDDGTIILYYKVGPTPRDWWGVYKTSHDQGKTWSKEIKIPDGLLGPIKNKPVRLADGSIFSPSSIETNDKWTIHAETSTQNLTDWKKIPIENGSFNAIQPTVLHHPNGKLQMLCRTQEGKIGVTWSEDQGKSWSPVVASNLVNNNSGIDGVTLNNGYHLLVCNPIKKGRNKLVLLGSEDGINWEELIVLEDEKKGEFSYPAIIQAADETVHISYTYNRVKVKHVALAI; from the coding sequence ATGCTATTTGTTTGGTTAATTATCCATGTCATCAGCTTAGTAAGCTCAGCTGAAAAACCCGATGTGAAAATCATCAGTTCGGGATTTATCTACGAATCTGCTCCATTTCCAGAGTGCCATGCCTCCACGCTGGTGCAAACAGACCGGGGAATTTTGGCCTCTTGGTTTGGAGGCACCCACGAAAGACATCCGGATGTAAGTATTTATACCGCTCTATTATCCCAGGGAAAATGGAGCAGCCCGGTCAAGGTGGCAGATGGAGTGGTCAATAATGACCTGAGGTATCCCACTTGGAATCCTGTACTGTACAAAAAAGATGATGGGACAATCATATTGTATTATAAAGTGGGCCCTACCCCCAGGGACTGGTGGGGAGTCTATAAAACCTCCCATGACCAGGGTAAAACCTGGTCAAAAGAAATAAAAATCCCAGATGGGCTTTTGGGCCCGATCAAAAACAAACCGGTTCGACTGGCCGACGGCAGTATTTTTAGCCCAAGCAGCATAGAAACCAATGACAAATGGACCATCCATGCAGAGACCAGCACGCAAAACCTAACAGACTGGAAAAAAATCCCGATTGAAAACGGCTCATTTAACGCCATACAACCCACAGTACTGCATCATCCAAATGGAAAACTACAAATGCTCTGCCGTACTCAAGAAGGAAAAATAGGTGTTACCTGGTCAGAGGATCAGGGTAAATCCTGGAGCCCTGTAGTGGCCAGCAATCTGGTGAACAACAATTCAGGGATCGACGGAGTCACGCTGAACAATGGCTATCACCTACTCGTGTGCAATCCGATCAAAAAAGGGCGTAACAAACTGGTGCTGCTGGGCTCCGAAGATGGGATTAACTGGGAAGAACTTATTGTACTTGAAGACGAAAAAAAAGGTGAATTCAGCTATCCTGCCATTATTCAAGCTGCTGACGAAACAGTTCATATTTCTTATACTTATAATCGAGTTAAGGTAAAACATGTAGCCTTAGCAATCTGA
- a CDS encoding dihydrodipicolinate synthase family protein, whose translation MNLSKPLQGIIPPLITPLHEDFTLDYPSFFNILEHTVAGGVHGVFILGTTGEFSSLSTEVKNEVISLTCGKINKRIPVLVGITDCSFNQSLSYAAKAADCGAQAVVAAPPFYMRLDQVELINYYEKLADQVELPLMLYNIPSHARISIAPESVKILSEHPNIIGIKDSSNDLEYFNRLCRIFEDTNEFSLLIGPEEKMVESINMGGHGCVAGGANLFPKLYVKLYEAIKKTDSEAIETLQANVLFLSQNLYSHVDYQSAYLKGLKAAMSFEGHCKGILALPLYAYSEGEKATLKKKYEVVEARVNSYLKEKKL comes from the coding sequence ATGAATCTCAGCAAACCACTTCAGGGCATTATCCCTCCTTTAATTACACCGCTTCATGAGGACTTCACGCTGGATTACCCGAGCTTCTTTAATATTCTGGAACATACCGTAGCAGGTGGAGTTCATGGGGTTTTTATCCTGGGCACCACCGGAGAATTTTCAAGTTTGAGTACAGAGGTGAAAAACGAAGTAATCTCCCTTACCTGCGGCAAAATCAACAAGCGCATTCCGGTTCTGGTAGGAATTACAGATTGCTCTTTTAACCAAAGTCTAAGTTATGCCGCCAAAGCAGCAGATTGCGGGGCCCAGGCGGTAGTAGCTGCACCTCCTTTTTATATGCGATTGGATCAGGTAGAGTTGATCAACTATTATGAGAAGCTGGCAGATCAGGTTGAGCTACCCTTAATGCTATATAATATCCCCTCCCACGCCCGGATCAGCATTGCCCCAGAAAGTGTAAAGATCCTTTCCGAACATCCAAATATTATCGGCATCAAAGACAGTTCTAATGATTTGGAATATTTCAATCGCTTATGCAGGATTTTTGAGGATACTAATGAATTTTCTTTGCTGATAGGCCCTGAAGAGAAAATGGTTGAAAGCATAAACATGGGGGGCCACGGCTGTGTCGCCGGTGGGGCTAATCTTTTCCCAAAACTCTATGTTAAATTATACGAGGCCATCAAAAAAACTGATTCCGAAGCAATCGAGACATTACAGGCGAATGTACTTTTCCTAAGTCAAAATCTGTACAGTCATGTCGATTATCAATCCGCCTACCTAAAAGGTCTGAAAGCGGCCATGTCCTTTGAGGGGCATTGCAAAGGTATTTTGGCACTACCGCTTTATGCCTACTCAGAAGGTGAAAAAGCTACGCTTAAGAAAAAATATGAAGTCGTGGAGGCTAGAGTCAACTCCTACTTAAAGGAGAAAAAACTTTAA
- a CDS encoding sodium:solute symporter produces MDLPVLDLVIFLLYMLAIVGFGVSFSFRKRSVADYTRGGGKIPSWAIGMSIFATFVSSISFLALPGNAYLSNWNGFVFSLSIPLAALVAVRFFVPLYRRLNSESAYFYLEERFGPWARTYASACYLFTQLARMGAIMYLLALPMNALFGWSISLIIIVTGISVMIYAMLGGIEAVIWTDAIQGIVLIGGALACLGVLVFSMPGGLGQIVEIAYQDDKLGLGSFDLDFTTSTFWMILVYGLFINLQNFGVDQSYVQRYLSAKTEREAIKSTWLGSMLYIPVSLLFFMIGTALYAYYQVHPELLPSELQAINSADKIFPYFIVTGLPSGITGLLIAAIFAAGMSTVSTSVNSSATVLLSDHYKKYINKSPSAKQEMNVLLVSSLFTGLMSIAVGLAFNGVASALDAWWALASIFSGGILGLFLLGFIVKSTRSKQASISVFVGVILIAWMSLGSYIFAADSPLINPLHTNMTIVLGTLAIFITGFLLTVLVKDPSKTKP; encoded by the coding sequence ATGGATCTTCCAGTTCTCGATTTAGTCATATTCCTTTTATACATGCTGGCCATAGTGGGGTTTGGGGTTTCATTTTCCTTTCGGAAGAGATCGGTTGCAGACTATACCCGAGGCGGAGGTAAAATCCCTTCTTGGGCCATTGGGATGTCGATCTTTGCAACTTTCGTCAGTAGCATCAGTTTCTTGGCTCTTCCGGGCAATGCCTACCTGAGTAATTGGAACGGCTTCGTCTTCAGTCTCTCCATCCCTCTTGCAGCTCTGGTTGCTGTCCGGTTTTTTGTCCCACTTTACCGCAGACTCAATAGCGAATCTGCGTATTTCTATTTGGAAGAGCGGTTTGGGCCTTGGGCCAGGACCTATGCTTCTGCTTGCTATCTTTTCACACAACTCGCCCGAATGGGTGCGATCATGTACCTGCTTGCTTTGCCGATGAATGCGCTTTTCGGCTGGAGCATTTCTTTGATTATTATAGTCACTGGGATCAGTGTCATGATCTATGCCATGCTAGGCGGAATAGAAGCAGTGATCTGGACAGATGCTATTCAGGGAATAGTGCTGATCGGCGGTGCTTTGGCCTGTCTGGGTGTGCTTGTTTTCTCGATGCCCGGGGGATTGGGTCAGATCGTAGAAATAGCCTACCAAGATGACAAACTCGGCTTGGGGAGTTTCGATTTAGATTTTACCACATCCACCTTTTGGATGATTTTGGTTTATGGGCTTTTCATCAATCTGCAAAACTTCGGTGTGGATCAAAGTTATGTGCAGCGCTACCTCAGTGCAAAAACGGAAAGAGAAGCCATCAAATCCACCTGGCTAGGAAGCATGCTTTATATCCCGGTATCACTGCTTTTCTTCATGATAGGCACAGCCTTGTACGCCTACTACCAAGTGCATCCAGAACTACTGCCAAGCGAGCTTCAAGCCATCAATAGCGCAGATAAAATTTTCCCATATTTCATAGTCACTGGCTTACCAAGCGGGATCACCGGACTCCTGATCGCGGCTATTTTTGCAGCGGGCATGAGTACTGTATCCACCAGTGTGAATAGCTCAGCAACAGTCCTACTCTCTGATCATTATAAAAAATACATCAACAAATCGCCTTCGGCAAAGCAAGAGATGAATGTACTTTTAGTTTCATCTTTGTTTACGGGACTGATGAGCATAGCTGTAGGGCTGGCATTCAATGGGGTGGCAAGTGCACTGGATGCCTGGTGGGCTTTAGCATCTATATTTTCCGGTGGTATTTTAGGCTTGTTCCTTTTAGGCTTTATCGTGAAGAGCACCAGGAGCAAACAGGCTTCAATTTCGGTCTTTGTAGGGGTAATACTAATCGCATGGATGAGTTTGGGCTCATATATTTTTGCTGCTGACTCTCCCCTCATCAACCCGCTTCATACCAATATGACTATTGTACTTGGGACATTAGCTATTTTTATCACCGGTTTTTTATTGACTGTCCTGGTCAAGGATCCTTCAAAAACGAAACCATAA
- a CDS encoding Gfo/Idh/MocA family protein — MKQPKKPSSDQSRRDFIKNAAIASSFMIVPRNVLGGVGFISPSDQLNLAAIGAGGKGASDIRNASVKGRERVVALCDVDFSGSAKASVEAFPKAKLYADYREMLDKETDIDALTISTPDHVHGPAAKYAMDRGKHVYVQKPMTHNIKEARMLTELARSQKVVTQMGNQGGSNDLLNMVQKWIDDDKIGKIHKVEVWTNRPVWPQGGAFPSPKPSAKPEALDWDLWLGPSPEIPYTPGLHPFSWRGWWNYGTGALGDVGCHLIDIPFRTLGLHYPKDAECSVGSVYSGMWTPDYHPDGCPASSFITLHFDETAKSKSPIEMTWMDGGIKPAHPDIIPADQEIGGGANGVLIIGEKGIISTNINDSSPLMPKLYLNDGTTEFGPETEPNIEPEYGHQRKWVDACKAGFGSQEHKGLTSSFDYAGPMTETVLMGNLAIRSYLLRRENSKGQPEFYGRKKLLWDGDNLRITNLEDANQFVGRTYREGFGM, encoded by the coding sequence ATGAAACAACCCAAGAAGCCAAGCTCGGATCAGTCACGCCGGGATTTTATCAAAAATGCTGCAATAGCATCCTCCTTTATGATTGTTCCGAGGAATGTGCTGGGCGGCGTTGGTTTTATCTCCCCAAGTGACCAGTTGAATCTAGCGGCAATTGGTGCCGGTGGCAAAGGCGCCAGCGATATTAGAAATGCATCAGTCAAAGGCAGAGAGCGCGTAGTAGCACTCTGTGATGTGGATTTTTCTGGCTCTGCCAAAGCTTCCGTAGAAGCTTTCCCGAAGGCAAAATTATATGCAGACTATCGGGAAATGCTGGACAAAGAGACGGACATTGACGCATTGACCATTTCCACTCCGGATCACGTCCATGGTCCAGCTGCCAAATATGCCATGGATCGCGGTAAGCACGTCTATGTGCAAAAACCCATGACCCACAATATCAAAGAAGCCAGAATGCTGACTGAATTGGCTAGAAGCCAAAAGGTAGTCACTCAGATGGGCAACCAAGGCGGCTCCAATGACTTGCTCAATATGGTGCAAAAATGGATCGACGATGATAAAATCGGGAAAATACACAAGGTAGAAGTCTGGACCAATCGGCCGGTTTGGCCACAGGGCGGCGCCTTTCCTTCACCAAAACCGAGCGCTAAACCTGAAGCCTTGGACTGGGATCTTTGGCTGGGCCCATCTCCGGAAATCCCATATACCCCAGGACTTCATCCTTTCAGCTGGAGAGGCTGGTGGAACTATGGCACAGGGGCACTGGGCGATGTAGGATGCCACCTGATTGATATTCCTTTCCGAACGCTGGGACTACACTATCCCAAAGACGCTGAATGCAGTGTAGGCTCCGTTTACAGCGGCATGTGGACTCCAGACTATCATCCTGATGGATGTCCTGCCTCATCGTTTATCACCCTGCATTTTGATGAGACTGCCAAAAGCAAATCTCCTATAGAAATGACCTGGATGGACGGTGGCATCAAACCTGCGCACCCGGATATCATTCCGGCAGACCAGGAAATAGGCGGCGGTGCTAACGGCGTTTTGATCATTGGTGAAAAAGGAATCATCTCTACCAACATCAATGACTCCTCTCCGCTGATGCCAAAGCTTTACCTTAATGACGGCACCACAGAATTCGGACCAGAGACTGAACCAAACATAGAACCAGAATATGGGCACCAAAGAAAATGGGTGGATGCTTGTAAAGCAGGATTTGGAAGCCAAGAGCATAAAGGCCTCACCTCCTCTTTCGACTATGCTGGGCCAATGACTGAAACCGTACTAATGGGTAACCTGGCCATCCGAAGCTACCTGCTCAGAAGAGAAAATAGCAAAGGGCAACCTGAATTTTACGGACGTAAAAAATTACTTTGGGATGGTGACAATCTCCGGATCACCAACCTGGAAGATGCCAATCAATTTGTAGGAAGAACCTACAGAGAAGGTTTCGGGATGTAA
- a CDS encoding heme-binding domain-containing protein gives MLKKIGLALLVVLIAIQFIPYETNESNDNQHHISQSYDMPDNISVLLDNACYNCHSNKSEYPWYAHLEPIGLWLNSHITDGKRSLNFSEFTNRPLAYQNHKLDETIELVESKEMPLESYTYFGLHPEGDLTESQRNEIIEWAKAQMDYLKATYPADSLVMKRRGPPPGQ, from the coding sequence ATGCTCAAAAAAATAGGATTAGCTCTTTTAGTCGTCCTCATTGCTATTCAGTTTATCCCTTATGAGACCAATGAAAGCAATGACAACCAACATCACATTTCCCAAAGTTATGACATGCCCGATAACATCAGCGTACTGCTGGACAATGCATGCTATAACTGCCACAGCAACAAAAGCGAGTATCCATGGTATGCACATCTGGAACCCATAGGGCTCTGGCTGAATAGTCACATCACGGATGGCAAAAGAAGCTTGAATTTTTCTGAATTCACCAATAGACCCTTAGCCTATCAAAACCACAAACTGGATGAAACCATTGAACTGGTAGAAAGTAAAGAAATGCCACTGGAGTCTTATACCTATTTCGGGCTACATCCGGAAGGCGACCTTACGGAGAGCCAAAGAAATGAGATCATCGAATGGGCAAAAGCACAGATGGACTACCTCAAAGCCACTTATCCGGCAGACAGTCTAGTAATGAAAAGGAGGGGACCGCCGCCAGGACAGTAA
- a CDS encoding Gfo/Idh/MocA family protein, translating into MSKIQDNEVRWGILGVGNVCEVKSAPAMNLIPHSKIEAVMRRSEDKVKDYANRHGISKWYTSAKSLINDPQVNAIYIATPPKAHLQLAKMSASAGKPVYVEKPMARTHSECLEMIDACEQAGVPLYVAYYRRELPHFLKIKELIDTGALGEIRTVHINLKQKLDASLITKVETNWRVDPELAGGGYFFDLASHQLDLMDFFFGKITHANGFSSNQAHTYEAEDIVTGSFVFETGVLGSGNWCFTTSEKAEIDETIIYGSKATVRFETFGKGEFTLESDGKGKEIFSFDLPKHIQQPLIKTIVEDLLGSGFCNSTGNSGARANWVMDQLVKESV; encoded by the coding sequence ATGAGCAAAATCCAAGATAACGAAGTTCGATGGGGAATTTTAGGAGTAGGCAATGTCTGCGAAGTAAAATCCGCCCCGGCCATGAATCTGATCCCCCATAGCAAAATCGAAGCAGTAATGCGCCGCTCGGAAGATAAGGTGAAAGACTATGCTAATCGGCACGGCATATCAAAATGGTACACCTCCGCCAAATCCCTAATCAATGATCCCCAGGTCAACGCAATCTACATTGCCACTCCACCAAAGGCTCATTTGCAGCTCGCCAAAATGTCCGCAAGTGCAGGGAAACCTGTATATGTGGAAAAACCCATGGCCCGCACCCATTCAGAATGCTTGGAAATGATAGATGCCTGTGAGCAGGCTGGTGTACCGTTATATGTCGCTTATTACCGCCGGGAACTTCCACATTTTCTCAAAATCAAAGAATTGATAGATACGGGTGCGCTGGGAGAAATCAGGACCGTCCACATTAACCTCAAGCAAAAACTGGATGCTTCGCTGATCACCAAAGTAGAGACCAACTGGCGCGTAGACCCTGAACTGGCTGGCGGAGGATATTTCTTTGATTTAGCATCACATCAATTGGACTTAATGGATTTTTTCTTTGGGAAAATCACCCATGCCAACGGCTTTTCTTCGAATCAGGCCCATACCTACGAAGCTGAAGACATCGTAACTGGAAGCTTTGTTTTTGAAACCGGTGTACTCGGATCCGGAAACTGGTGCTTCACCACTTCGGAAAAAGCTGAAATCGACGAAACCATCATTTACGGAAGCAAAGCTACAGTTCGATTTGAAACTTTTGGGAAAGGAGAGTTTACCCTGGAATCTGACGGAAAAGGAAAAGAAATATTCTCATTTGACTTACCAAAGCACATCCAGCAGCCTTTGATCAAAACCATAGTTGAGGATCTTTTAGGCTCAGGTTTTTGCAATAGTACAGGAAACAGCGGAGCCAGAGCAAACTGGGTAATGGATCAATTGGTCAAGGAGAGCGTTTGA
- a CDS encoding SDR family NAD(P)-dependent oxidoreductase — protein sequence MDLKLEDKSAFISGSTAGIGFAIAKRFLNEGATVIINGRSQESVDQAISALKSETGSEKVSGIPADFSKSEEVDRLLKALPEVDILINNAGIFEPKAFVDIPDEDWLRFFEINVLSGIRLARQYFPKMLAKNWGRIIFISSESGVFIPDEMIHYGMTKTAQLAVARGLAELTKGSDVTVNSILPGPTKSRGVGKFIEDLSESSGKSTNAVEKEFFQDMRPTSLIQRFAKVEEVADTVVYYSSPLASATNGASIRVEGGLVKSII from the coding sequence ATGGATTTAAAACTAGAGGACAAAAGCGCATTCATCAGTGGCTCCACGGCGGGAATTGGCTTTGCGATAGCAAAAAGATTCCTCAATGAAGGCGCCACAGTAATCATCAACGGCAGGTCGCAGGAAAGCGTGGATCAGGCCATCTCAGCGCTAAAATCAGAAACCGGAAGCGAAAAAGTCTCAGGTATTCCAGCTGATTTCTCCAAATCGGAAGAGGTAGACAGGCTATTGAAAGCCTTACCTGAGGTAGATATATTGATCAATAATGCTGGAATTTTTGAACCAAAAGCATTCGTGGACATCCCCGATGAAGATTGGCTTAGGTTTTTCGAAATCAATGTACTCAGCGGGATAAGGCTGGCCAGACAGTATTTCCCTAAAATGCTAGCGAAAAACTGGGGGAGAATCATCTTCATCTCCAGTGAATCTGGAGTGTTCATCCCAGACGAAATGATCCATTACGGCATGACCAAAACTGCACAGTTAGCTGTGGCCAGAGGTCTGGCAGAACTCACCAAAGGATCTGATGTCACCGTAAATTCAATTTTGCCAGGCCCTACCAAATCCAGAGGTGTGGGCAAATTCATAGAAGACCTGTCTGAGTCCAGTGGAAAGTCTACAAATGCGGTTGAGAAAGAATTCTTCCAGGACATGAGACCTACCAGCCTCATTCAGCGATTTGCCAAAGTGGAAGAGGTTGCCGATACGGTGGTTTACTATTCCAGCCCCTTGGCATCTGCCACCAATGGCGCTTCCATTCGTGTGGAAGGCGGTCTGGTGAAATCCATTATTTAA
- a CDS encoding DUF6600 domain-containing protein yields MKTPTVPRWMKSLIIGILALAWLNPNEAKAESPLGVSFQVFYDELMPYGDWVKDARYGYVWLPAVYQDFHPYGTNGHWVMTSYGNTWVSEYDWGWATFHYGRWYYDEHFQSWAWIPGYEWGPAWVDWRTGGGYYGWAPMGPGFSVSVRVNIPAFHWIFVPQRRFVYRNVYSYCVPRARRVNIYNSTTIINNTVVYNNNHYYAGPSRRDVERVTRRSYPELRVQNSRSPGRVAVSRNTVNVYRPDLQSARETKVAARPSRTLAPGQARTKPSVSPSRVGTRSESVSERSASTPARSSRSVESPSSPSRKSSSTSRPSSTSPSRSGFETKPYSGSQTRSATPSRQNQAPASRNSETRPSRPSAQSSPSNRTTETRSTPARTQSSSPRTSTRSQSAPKQKAAPARSQSTPNRIKSSPSRTSTKSTPARSSSSSKSSRSSSSSSSSTGSSRSRGNTI; encoded by the coding sequence ATGAAAACTCCAACAGTACCACGATGGATGAAATCCTTGATTATAGGGATCCTTGCCCTAGCATGGTTGAACCCAAATGAAGCCAAAGCCGAATCCCCTTTAGGCGTGTCTTTTCAGGTTTTCTATGACGAATTGATGCCTTATGGCGACTGGGTCAAAGATGCACGATATGGCTACGTATGGCTTCCGGCAGTTTATCAGGACTTCCATCCCTATGGCACCAACGGTCACTGGGTCATGACCAGCTATGGCAACACTTGGGTTTCAGAATATGACTGGGGCTGGGCGACATTCCACTATGGTCGTTGGTATTATGATGAGCACTTCCAAAGCTGGGCTTGGATCCCGGGCTACGAGTGGGGTCCGGCCTGGGTGGACTGGAGAACAGGAGGAGGGTACTACGGATGGGCTCCTATGGGACCGGGCTTTAGCGTTAGTGTCAGAGTCAACATCCCTGCTTTTCATTGGATATTTGTCCCTCAGAGAAGGTTTGTATATCGCAACGTATATTCCTATTGCGTACCAAGAGCCAGAAGAGTAAACATTTACAACAGTACTACCATCATTAACAATACGGTGGTGTACAATAACAATCATTACTATGCCGGTCCATCCCGAAGAGATGTGGAACGCGTGACCAGGAGATCCTATCCGGAGCTGCGGGTGCAAAACAGCCGATCACCAGGAAGAGTGGCTGTTTCCAGAAATACTGTAAATGTATATCGCCCAGACCTTCAAAGCGCAAGAGAAACCAAAGTAGCCGCTAGACCTTCTAGAACCCTGGCTCCAGGTCAGGCTAGAACCAAACCTTCAGTGAGTCCATCCAGAGTGGGAACACGATCGGAGTCTGTATCTGAAAGATCAGCGAGTACTCCGGCCAGATCTTCTAGATCTGTAGAAAGTCCATCATCGCCATCGAGAAAATCAAGCTCAACAAGCAGACCGAGCTCAACAAGCCCCTCTAGAAGTGGTTTCGAAACCAAGCCTTATTCCGGCTCTCAGACCAGAAGCGCCACACCTAGTCGGCAAAACCAAGCTCCTGCTTCCAGAAATTCCGAAACTAGACCGAGCAGACCATCGGCTCAGTCTAGTCCAAGCAATAGAACTACAGAAACTAGATCTACTCCTGCCAGAACTCAAAGTTCCAGTCCCAGAACCTCTACACGTAGCCAATCTGCTCCTAAGCAGAAAGCTGCTCCTGCCAGAAGCCAATCCACTCCAAACAGAATAAAAAGTAGCCCCAGCAGAACTAGCACGAAGAGCACCCCGGCCAGATCTTCATCTTCTAGCAAGAGCTCAAGGTCATCCTCCAGTAGCTCTTCCTCTACAGGAAGCAGTAGATCCAGAGGCAACACAATCTGA